In one Nicotiana tomentosiformis chromosome 6, ASM39032v3, whole genome shotgun sequence genomic region, the following are encoded:
- the LOC104118383 gene encoding uncharacterized protein translates to MAQDTGMFTVHRTIGSVLCCKCGISMQPNAANMCANCLRSEVDITEGLQKHVIICHCPECDSYLQPPRTWLKAQLESKELLTFCVKRLKNLNKVRLVHAEFIWTEPHSKRIKVKLKVQKEVLHGAILEQAYTVEYVIQDQMCESCTRVQANPDQWVAAVQLRQHVSHRRTFFYLEQLILKHDAAARAIRIKQMDQGIDIFFSNRSHAVKFVEFIGKVVPIRSRNDKQLVSHDTKSSIYNYKYTFSVEICPVCREDLICLPPKVKDGLGNLGPLVICTKVSNNIALLDPFTLRNCFLDAEQYWRASFKSLLSSRQLVEYIVLDVESVSSEVNIGGSKYALADVQVARVSDFGKNDTIFNVRTHLGHLLNPGDYALGYDLYAANSNDNELDKYKGFVLPDVILVKKSYEEKWQKKRGKARSWKLKSLNMEIDDNVKGRDHEEKMSSEYEQFLRDLEENPDLRFNISLYRNREYQPSEMASVTDGDDAPTVALEELLADLDLSEEEADNDSMRE, encoded by the coding sequence ATGGCACAAGACACGGGCATGTTTACAGTGCATCGAACAATTGGAAGTGTTTTATGCTGCAAATGTGGTATTTCTATGCAACCAAATGCTGCCAATATGTGTGCCAACTGCTTGAGGTCTGAAGTTGACATAACAGAAGGTCTCCAGAAGCATGTTATCATATGTCATTGCCCTGAATGTGATAGCTATTTGCAGCCTCCGAGGACTTGGCTTAAAGCCCAATTAGAATCAAAGGAGCTACTGACATTCTGTGTGAAGAGGTTGAAGAATTTGAATAAAGTTCGTTTAGTACATGCAGAGTTCATTTGGACTGAACCTCACTCCAAGAGAATCAAAGTCAAGCTGAAGGTTCAGAAAGAGGTTCTTCACGGAGCTATCCTTGAGCAGGCCTACACTGTTGAATATGTTATCCAAGACCAAATGTGTGAATCTTGTACGAGGGTTCAGGCTAATCCCGACCAGTGGGTGGCTGCAGTGCAATTGCGACAGCATGTTTCTCACAGGCGGACGTTCTTCTATTTGGAACAGCTTATTCTTAAGCATGATGCCGCTGCTCGTGCTATAAGGATTAAGCAAATGGATCAAGGAATTGATATTTTCTTCTCTAATCGCAGTCATGCTGTGAAATTTGTGGAGTTTATAGGGAAAGTGGTTCCAATTCGGAGCCGTAATGACAAACAACTGGTGTCTCATGATACCAAGAGCAGCATTTACAACTACAAGTATACTTTTTCAGTTGAAATTTGCCCAGTTTGCCGTGAGGACTTGATTTGTCTTCCGCCAAAAGTTAAAGATGGTTTGGGGAATCTAGGGCCACTTGTGATCTGCACCAAGGTGAGTAATAACATTGCTTTACTTGACCCATTTACTCTCAGGAACTGTTTTCTGGACGCGGAACAGTATTGGAGGGCGTCTTTTAAGTCCCTACTTTCGAGTAGGCAGCTTGTGGAATATATAGTTCTAGATGTTGAGAGTGTTTCTTCTGAGGTCAATATTGGTGGATCTAAGTACGCTTTGGCAGATGTCCAAGTAGCTCGTGTATCTGATTTTGGCAAGAATGATACAATTTTCAACGTACGAACACATCTGGGGCATCTTCTAAATCCTGGGGATTATGCACTTGGGTATGACTTATATGCTGCTAATAGTAATGATAATGAGCTGGACAAGTATAAAGGTTTTGTTCTCCCAGATGTGATACTGGTTAAGAAAAGCTACGAAGAGAAATGGCAGAAGAAGCGTGGGAAGGCTCGTTCATGGAAACTGAAATCTCTAAATATGGAGATTGATGACAATGTAAAGGGTAGAGACCATGAAGAGAAGATGAGCTCTGAGTATGAACAATTCTTAAGAGATTTAGAGGAGAATCCTGATTTGAGGTTCAACATATCTCTTTATCGCAACAGGGAGTATCAGCCATCAGAAATGGCTTCTGTGACTGATGGGGATGATGCCCCTACTGTCGCATTGGAGGAATTGTTGGCTGATCTTGATTTAAGTGAAGAGGAAGCTGACAATGATAGCATGAGGGAGTGA